One segment of Thamnophis elegans isolate rThaEle1 chromosome 16, rThaEle1.pri, whole genome shotgun sequence DNA contains the following:
- the ARPC5L gene encoding actin-related protein 2/3 complex subunit 5-like protein, producing MARSSYSSRFRRLDIDQFDENRFVEEPDAAEAGSGAGAADGNGGPGPEVEAALRQGDLLRAFHAALRNSPVNTKNPVAKEQAQEVVLKVLTSFKSSEIEQAVNSLDSNGIDLLMKYIYKGFEKPTENSSAILLQWHEKALAIGGLGSIVRVLTARKTV from the exons ATGGCGCGCAGCTCCTACTCCTCGCGCTTCCGCCGCCTGGACATCGACCAGTTCGACGAGAACCGCTTCGTGGAGGAGCCCGACGCCGCCGAAGCCGGGAGCGGGGCCGGCGCGGCCGACGGCAACGGAGGGCCCGGCCCAGAGGTGGAGGCGGCGCTGCGGCA GGGAGACCTGCTTCGGGCCTTCCACGCCGCTTTACGAAACTCCCCTGTGAACACTAAGAATCCAGTTGCAAAG GAGCAGGCTCAGGAAGTGGTGCTGAAGGTGCTGACCTCCTTCAAAAGCAGCGAGATCGAGCAGGCGGTCAACTCCTTAGACAGCAACGGCATCGACCTGCTCATGAAGTACATTTATAAAGGATTTGAAAAGCCGACGGAGAACAGCAGCGCCATCCTCCTCCAGTGGCATGAAAAG GCGTTAGCAATAGGCGGACTCGGATCCATCGTCCGGGTTCTCACCGCGCGGAAAACGGTTTAA